From the Primulina tabacum isolate GXHZ01 chromosome 15, ASM2559414v2, whole genome shotgun sequence genome, one window contains:
- the LOC142526065 gene encoding uncharacterized protein LOC142526065: MWKEIRMLRQQLGNRAPVSKKESHFSPAILEEGLPPSFRQSNVGEYDGRTDPEEHLGKFENTALLHQYSDGVKCKVFLGTLVRSAQQWFNTLQPNSLRSFEDFFAAFLHRFASSKRHQRNYLSLFVMKQQETETLREFIRRFNDAALDIPDASPDIMISAFTQRLRGGEFFKSLVKKPPSSYDDMLSRAEKYINLEDAQRQKRMKQRPGGSRVEGAERGGSKRGTGEREDDKARGRGQFPSHVPLDRSRDKVMEVREPAGR, from the coding sequence ATGTGGAAGGAGATAAGAATGTTGAGACAACAATTGGGAAACAGAGCTCCAGTGTCCAAGAAGGAGAGTCATTTTTCCCCCGCCATTTTGGAGGAAGGGCTTCCTCCAAGTTTCCGACAATCAaatgtgggagagtacgatggTCGTACTGACCCAGAAGAACATTTGGGAAAGTTTGAGAACACAGCTCTGTTGCATCAGTATTCAGATGGAGTTAAGTGTAaggtgtttctgggcacgttggtgaggtcagcccagcaatggtttaataccTTGCAGCCCAACTCTCTACGATCTTTCGAGGATTTTTTCGCTGCTTTCTTGCACAGATTCGCTAGTAGCAAGAGGCACCAaagaaattatttgagcttGTTTGTGATGAAGCAGCAAGAAACTGAAACTCTGCGAGAATTTATCCGGCGTTTCAACGATGCAGCGCTGGATATACCAGATGCttcccctgacatcatgataagtgcctttaccCAAAGACTTAGAGGAGGAGAGTTCTTTAAATCGTTAGTGAAGAAACCTCCATCAagttatgatgatatgttatctcgggcggaaaaatatataaatcttGAAGATGCCCAGCGGCAGAAGAGGATGAAGCAGCGTCCTGggggaagtagagttgagggagcagAAAGAGGAGGTAGCAAGAGAGGCACGGGCGAGAGGGAGGATGATAAGGCTAGGGGCAGAGGACAATTCCCATCACATGTTCCCCTGGATAGGAGTCGGGacaaggtgatggaggtgagggagcccgcgggAAGG